One genomic region from Williamwhitmania sp. encodes:
- a CDS encoding aspartate-semialdehyde dehydrogenase, translating to MKVAVVGATGLVGSVMLKVLEERNFPVSELIPVASEKSVGKEVVFKGAKVKVVSAEEALMRKPHLAIFSAGASISRRLAPEFAKIGCRVVDNSSAWRMDPEIKLIIPEVNGDLLTPEDMIIANPNCSTIQMLVALNPLYREFGIKRIVVSTYQSVTGTGVKAVRQLENERAGIEGERAYPHAIDKNCIPQCDVFTDNGYTKEELKLVNETHKIFDDKSIAVTPTAVRVPVVGGHSESITVELRSNATKDDVIQKLRQAPGVVVLDNPSRNEYPTARFAEGRDEVFVGRIRSDIFVSNCFNLWVVADNLRKGAATNAIQIAELLQFHCWI from the coding sequence ATGAAGGTTGCTGTTGTTGGTGCCACCGGTTTGGTGGGTAGCGTTATGCTAAAGGTGTTAGAGGAGAGAAATTTTCCTGTAAGCGAGCTTATCCCAGTTGCATCGGAGAAGTCTGTAGGGAAGGAGGTCGTTTTTAAGGGAGCAAAAGTAAAAGTAGTTTCGGCAGAGGAAGCGCTGATGCGAAAACCACACCTGGCAATTTTTTCTGCAGGAGCATCAATCTCTAGGCGACTTGCCCCGGAGTTTGCAAAGATTGGCTGCAGGGTGGTGGACAACTCCTCGGCATGGCGAATGGATCCTGAAATTAAGCTGATTATTCCTGAAGTTAATGGTGATTTGCTAACACCGGAGGATATGATTATTGCTAACCCTAACTGTTCAACCATTCAGATGCTGGTGGCATTAAATCCATTATATCGCGAGTTTGGCATTAAGCGCATAGTGGTTTCAACCTACCAATCGGTAACTGGTACTGGGGTTAAGGCGGTTCGACAGCTGGAAAATGAGCGTGCCGGTATTGAGGGCGAACGTGCTTATCCACATGCTATCGACAAGAATTGCATTCCTCAGTGCGATGTTTTCACCGATAATGGCTACACCAAGGAGGAGCTGAAGCTGGTGAACGAGACGCATAAAATATTCGATGATAAAAGTATAGCTGTAACACCCACGGCTGTTAGGGTTCCAGTGGTCGGAGGCCATTCGGAGAGCATTACAGTTGAGCTAAGAAGCAATGCAACCAAGGATGATGTGATTCAGAAACTTCGTCAGGCTCCAGGAGTTGTAGTCCTTGATAACCCTTCAAGAAATGAATACCCCACGGCTCGTTTTGCTGAGGGACGAGATGAGGTATTTGTGGGTCGAATTAGGTCGGATATTTTTGTATCGAACTGTTTTAACCTTTGGGTTGTTGCCGATAACTTGCGCAAGGGTGCTGCCACCAACGCTATTCAAATAGCAGAGCTGCTACAGTTTCACTGCTGGATTTAA